GTAAAGGTTAAAGTAGCTATTTCTTCCGTTAGCTGTGCCAACGCCGCCATGAACCTGCAAGAAGAACTTTTCCACTGGGACTTTGATAAAATAGTAAGGATGAGTGCCGACCGATGGAATAAAGAACTTGCAAGAATGAGCGTCGAAACGGACAACGAATCTGCCAAACGTATTTTCTATACCGCACATTATCATACCATGATTGCTCCTACGCTCTATTGCGACGTAAACGGAGAATACAGAGGTATGAATGATATGATTTACACTGACCCGAAGAAAGCCAACTATACCACCCTTTCTTTATGGGATACCTACCGTGCCTTGCATCCCTTGATGACTATCATCCAGCCTGAAATGGTGGACGACGTAGTCAACTCCATGCTTTCCATCTACCGTCAGCAGGACAAACTTCCTATCTGGCCTTTAATGAGTGGCGAAACAAATTGTATGCCGGGTTACAGCTCTGTTCCGGTGATTGCTGATGCCTATCTGAAAGGATTTACCGGATTCGATGCGGAAGAAGCATTGCAGGCAATGAAAGCGACTGCCACCTATGAGAAACAGAAAGGCATCCCTTATGTATTGGAAAAAGAATATATCCCTGCCGACAAAGTTCATGAAGCTACCTCGATAGCCATGGAATATGCAGTAGATGACTGGGGCATTGCCGCTATGGCGCGCAAAATGGGAAAGACCGGAGATGCGGCAACTTACGCAAAACGTGCACATTACTATAAGAATTACTTCGACTCTTCTATCCACTTCATTCGTCCGAAGTTGGAAGACGGTTCTTGGCGCACTCCTTATGACCCGGCACGTTCCATCCATACCATCGGAGATTTCTGCGAAGGCAACGGCTGGCAATATACATTCTTTGCTCCGCAAGACCCATATGGACTAATCGGTTTATTCGGCGGTGACAAACCGTTTGTCGCAAAACTTGATAACTTCTTCACCAACAATGACAGCATGGGCGAAGGCGCATCCAGTGATATTACCGGACTTATCGGGCAGTACGCACATGGCAATGAACCGAGCCATCACGTCGCCTACTTGTATGCATATGCCGGTGAACAATGGAAAACGGCGGAGAAAGTTCGTTTCATCATGGATGAATTTTATACAGACCAACCGGATGGAATCATAGGCAATGAAGACTGCGGTCAAATGTCCGCCTGGTATCTTCTTTCATCTATGGGACTTTACCAAGTGAATCCGTCGGACGGTGTATTTGTTTTCGGCAGCCCATGTTTTAAGAAAGTCGAAATGAAGGTACGTGGTGGCAAGACATTTATAGTAGAAGCTCCTGATAATAATAAAGAGAATATTTATATCCAGAAAGTTTATTTGAACGATAAGCCTTATAATAAGAGTTATATCACATACGATGATATTATCAATGGCAGTACTTTGAAGTTTGTGATGGGAAAGAAACCGAATAAGAATTTCGGCAAGGCTCCGGCAAACAGACCGGTTGTTTTGAATAAGATAAATGAATAAGAAGAAAATAGTTTTCAATAGGTAATAGGATTCAGATAGTTGTTTGAACGTAGTTTTCAGCCCTCTTCCATAAGACTAACAGGTTTTATAGAAGGGGGCTGAATGTTATTAATGGAAACAATAGAATAGTGAATAGCGTTAAATATGTGCAAAGAGTTTGTACATAACTTGCTTGAATGTCTCTAATTAGTTACATTTGTAGAATGGAAGTAACAAGCAAAAAGGATAGCGATATACGTGAACTGTATTTCTCTGAAGAATTTCTGGAGTTTTACAATAGTCTGCAAGACAAAATAAAGACTAAGTTTGAGCACACAATGGATATTATTAGAACAGAATACATACTTAGTACGAAGTTTGTGAAACATTTAGAGGGGACAGATTTATACGAGATGCGAGTATCGGTTAGTACCAATGAGTATCGAACAATTCTCTTTGCTGTTGACAATGATAATATTATTCTTTCAAAGAAAATACTGCTTTTGAATGGCTTTCTAAAGAAATCCACGAAAGATTATAGTAAACAAATAAAGATTGCGAAACGGATATTAGAAGACTTTGAATTATGAGAAAATTAGATGAAAAGAAATTAGCAAAGCTGCAAACAGCAGGTGAACTATTGGATGAGAAATATGGAGAAGTTGGAACAGAATCCCGTACAGCTTTTCATGAGAAGTCTGTGACATGGTATTACGGTGAGATATTACGTGACCGTCGGAAACAGCTAAAGATTACCCAACAGGAATTGGCAGAGAAAGTCGGTACGGCAAGAAGCTATATTGCCCGTGTGGAAAAAGGAGAAACTGATATTCAGATTTCAAGCTTTTTCCGCATTGCTCGTGCTTTGGGCATTGAGTTTACTCCTACATTTTTGTGATTGACCGATTCCTGTTTGAGAATCAAAAAGTAAATCCTGTTTTCAAATTCTATTCTTTCTTGTGAATAGGGATGAAAGCAGGATTTATTTTTTTGATCAAATCGTCGGAAGTGGCAAACAATTACAACAACTATTTCCCTACAATCATTAGGCTTTCCGGAACTTTTGAGTATTTTTGTTGTTAGAATTGAGAATTTTTGTTCATTGAATTGAGAATTTAGATAGATTATGTATAAAAGAGTTCAATATCAGGAAGTTAAAAGCCGACTTGAAGAGCCGAGACGCTTTATTCAAGTATTGGCGGGTCCAAGGCAAGTTGGGAAATCGACTTTGATAGGACAGGTAGTAGATGATTTGTCAATTCCATTCAGTAGTTATTCGGCTGATGATGTTCCGGGGGTATCTTCTTCATGGATTAGTGATGTCTGGGAATCTGTCCGTGCGCAGATGGTTATTCAGGCGGAAAAGGAGCATTTGTTGGTTATAGACGAAGTTCAGAAGCTTGATAATTGGAGTGAAGTC
The DNA window shown above is from Bacteroides faecium and carries:
- a CDS encoding helix-turn-helix domain-containing protein produces the protein MRKLDEKKLAKLQTAGELLDEKYGEVGTESRTAFHEKSVTWYYGEILRDRRKQLKITQQELAEKVGTARSYIARVEKGETDIQISSFFRIARALGIEFTPTFL
- a CDS encoding GH92 family glycosyl hydrolase, with amino-acid sequence MKAFKLLALTSCFLLAAGNGVAQRDYSKSEGLLQYVDPYIGSGYHGHVFVGTSVPYGMVQLGPNNIHKGWDWCSGYHYSDSILIGFSHTHLSGTGCTDLGDILIMPLNEIRTPRGNQDDIRDGYASRYSHDNEIARPEYYSLLLDRYNIKAELTATDRVGFHRYTYPEGKPASILIDLREGNGSNAYDSYIRKIDDYTVEGYRYVRGWSPSRKVYFVLKSDKKIEQFTAYDDNTPKPWDQLKVASVKSVLTFGNVKEVKVKVAISSVSCANAAMNLQEELFHWDFDKIVRMSADRWNKELARMSVETDNESAKRIFYTAHYHTMIAPTLYCDVNGEYRGMNDMIYTDPKKANYTTLSLWDTYRALHPLMTIIQPEMVDDVVNSMLSIYRQQDKLPIWPLMSGETNCMPGYSSVPVIADAYLKGFTGFDAEEALQAMKATATYEKQKGIPYVLEKEYIPADKVHEATSIAMEYAVDDWGIAAMARKMGKTGDAATYAKRAHYYKNYFDSSIHFIRPKLEDGSWRTPYDPARSIHTIGDFCEGNGWQYTFFAPQDPYGLIGLFGGDKPFVAKLDNFFTNNDSMGEGASSDITGLIGQYAHGNEPSHHVAYLYAYAGEQWKTAEKVRFIMDEFYTDQPDGIIGNEDCGQMSAWYLLSSMGLYQVNPSDGVFVFGSPCFKKVEMKVRGGKTFIVEAPDNNKENIYIQKVYLNDKPYNKSYITYDDIINGSTLKFVMGKKPNKNFGKAPANRPVVLNKINE
- a CDS encoding type II toxin-antitoxin system RelE/ParE family toxin, whose translation is MEVTSKKDSDIRELYFSEEFLEFYNSLQDKIKTKFEHTMDIIRTEYILSTKFVKHLEGTDLYEMRVSVSTNEYRTILFAVDNDNIILSKKILLLNGFLKKSTKDYSKQIKIAKRILEDFEL